The sequence AGGAGGTGGTGTTTCTAATGGTTAACATGCTGCTCTCTTTACAGCAGTACATCATCTGGGTTGGTGGGGTAGTGTGAATCAAGGGCTGGGTCTTCTGACGCATGCATTGTGCTTGATAATAATCTGCCCcgttccattaaaaaaaaactcaggAAATCCTTCATCTACAGCTCctgaagggctgattatggtcccatgttcacgcaacgcaagggggtcaCGGAccccttgcggaccctccttgcgtccatcgcaagggcctgacgtccTTGCAGACcttccttgcgtccaccgcaaaggcctgacgtgcgcctcccaaaaattataaccttccgtcgaggcgaaacagcagcaagggctgtgattggtccgctcactaaaacccgacgcagaaccataaacgttCCCGACCGCGTCAAagtgtctgcgtggtcattgcgctGCGTGAACCATTATCAGCCCTTAAGGTTGATTATGACGTGCTGCTACTTGCCTGGACGTCTTGAGGCATATTGTACACTTCTGCATCCAGTAGGACGGTACAGGCACTGAACGGGAGCGTCTGGTTGGCTAGTGTTCTTGCGGCCCGGTAATGGACCCTTAAAACTTCCTGTTCATTGGAAACGATGAGTTTTTCCTGTGGGACAGCATAGAAGAGGCAGAAGTTCGGTCAATATCTATACAAGGGTAAAGGGTTCAATACTTGGGTTGAATCATTTTCCGATGAACATTCCAGTACACacattttggaaaaaaaatgaacaCCCTTAAAAGAAGAGGAGTCAAGCTCCCCAGTGCGGTGAAACTGGAACCCACTGGAAGATTACCACGTAAGCAGCAGACTGCCTGCAAAAATACGCCCAGGAGTGAAACCTTACCCTCTCGATGCTGTGCTGCAGGCGGAGCTTCATCCGCATCACCTCCTGTTGTTTAAACATCTCCTTCAGCGGCTCAGGTAACGACGGCGGGGGAGTAATCTGCAGAAGACGGAAAGAAACGCAGACCATTACCGCCACGGTCTTTATTCAAGCGAACGTGCGTTTTAGATCTCCTTCAGCAGGTCTTCTGAACCCCGTGATTCTCGCGGTAACCCCGTGGTGGCTCTCTCACCATGGGGATGCACAGCTTGCTGAGGCGGGTTCCCGTCCAGCAGGTAGGAGCCGTTGAAGGTGACGTACTCGTCGTAGTACTGCGGCGGCTGCGGCGTGACGCTGCACAGCACCTTGCGCTTCTCCTCGATCTTGCGGCGGATGTGCAGGTACTCGTAGTAGGGGTTGGCCCGCTCCGTCTGGTAGGGCTCGATCTCCTCCAGCTTCACCGAGTCCACAATGGCCGCCAGCGACtggtgctgcagctgctgctgctgctgaccggTCTCCCTCCCCGGGGGCGGGGCGGAGCCCCGCTCTGCGAGGGCAACGCCCTGGGCATCTTCCTCTTGCGGGGGTGGGCCCACGGGGGCGGCGTCCGGGTCGTCGTGGTCCCGGCAGCGCGCCTTGGCCTTGGCGCCGGAGCTGTCCGAGTCCCCCGACTGCGGGGAGGAACCACCCCGAGGTGCTGCCGCTGTGgtccgccgggggggggggccggaagGTGCTCGGCTCTCCTGCGGcggacgacgaggacgacgaggtggaggtagaggaggactCCTGCGTCTcctcggagggggggggcctcCGTCGGCTCTGGGCCCCGGCTCCGTGCTCGCATCCGTGCTCGGCTCGGTGGCCGTGTCCGGGGCAGGGCCTTCGTCGGCGGAGGGGCCCTCCACGTACGCATGCCTGGCCTCCGCGCCGCCGTTGTTGTTGACGGTCGTCGTCTGTGGTGGTGGTCTCGGTGGTCTGGGGGGCGACGTTGCGTCTCCTCGGCCTTGTGTTCAGGGGTCCTGCAGTAGAACCCGGGGGACGAGGGCCCGGCCGCGCTGTGCTCCGCCTTCTCCGGCGGCGCCGCGTCCAACGGCCCTGCCGTCGGTGGACAGTTTGGACTTCTTGTAGAGCTGCTCACATACGTCGGACTCCTCCGGAGCCCACCTGGCCTCGGGGTTGGCTCTGCCGGGGGCCGCCGCCGGCTCTTCCGCCTCGAAGGTAGGAATGTGTGTGAAGGCCGAGGAGGGCACGGGGGGGCTGGCCGACCGCTCCCGTTCACAGCCGTCCCACACGCTCCCCTCGCCGTCCCATCCGGCTCTTTCAGCGGCGGTGGTGGTCGTGTCCATGGCGGTTTCAGACGGTTTCTCTTCGCGGTCGACGTCCATGGCCTCCAGGGGCTCGGATCGGGGCTGTGAGCTCTCCGTGGCGGTGAAGAGGTCCCTCTGTGGGCAGGGCCAGGGGGTCGGCTCCTGGGCGTCAGTCAGGCCCGACGTGTCCGCAGAGAgtgcggaggaggaggacggctcCGTCGGCTCGAGCGTCGCGCCGCTGTCCCCGGCGCTCTCCTCCTCGGTATGCGCGTTCAGCAGGGGCCAGTACAGCTCTCTTGGGGCCGGCTCATCGGAGGAAGACGGGAGCCTCTGCTCCGGGGCCCTCGGTGGGGTCCCGCAAGCCGAGGAGACGTTGGACTCCGAGTTGAGTGGCTCCTTGTCCGGGGCGTCTCTGTACGAGGCATCCCGGTAGGAGGCCGGCGACACCGGGAAGTACTCGGGCCGGGACTCCTCCCGCTGCGTGTAGGCGTCGCCCTCCGCCTTATCCCCGGTGTGCTGCGGTGGGGCGTGGTCTTCGATGGAGCCCTCCTCCGGGTCTGCCGGGGGCTCCGGCGCTCCGGGCTCGGCCGCTCCGGGCTGAACGGGCAGAGGGAGGTTCTCCGGCGCGTCGGCGCCGTCTTTCCCGTCCTCCGCCGCCGCGCCGGCGTCCTCATCGAGGATGGCCCTCAGGTAAGGGGTCTCGTGTCTGTTGGACAACGGCGACCAGCTGCTGTGGGGCACCTCCGGGAGACCGCCGCAGTCTTTGTCGTGGGCCGAGGGCGACTGGGCGGCCCGCAGCGACGCCAGGGACGACTGCAGCAGCGGGGGCTGGGAGTCCGACGCCTCGGGGTTGACGGTCCGAGTCGTACTCGGCGGGGCCGGGGCGTCAGCACGGCCGCCTGGCAGGAATCCTCCGAGCTCGCAACGGAGACCATGGAGAACGGACCGGGACATGACGCCGGAGCGCTCGCCGTCGGGCCGCGGCGACCGGCTCAGCGCGCCGTCCATGCTCGCCATGACCTTCGCGCTGAGGGAGCACAGGCTCTTCCCGTCGAGGGACAGCGTCCGTGAGCCGGTGCCGTCCTTGGGGGCCCGGTCCCGGCTCTGGCTGTCCCCGGCCTCGGAGCTCTTGGAGCGCAGCAGCTCCTTGCTCAGGCAGGTGTCCGCCGTCTTGACCGCCTTGTCCTTGCTCTTGGGCTTGGAGGGGGTCCAACCGAGGGCCGCTGCTTCAGCCTCTCGCGCTCCTTCTGCTTGATTTTCTCCAGGTGCTTGCGGTGCCACTGCTCGATCTCCTGGTCCTTGAGGCTGAGCATGCGCTCGAAGCTGGTCTGCATCAGGTCGTCGTTCACCAGCCTCTTCTCCTTGGGCCGGGCGTCGCGGGACGCCGGCGAGGCTTGGACTTGTCCCGCTCGGCGTCGACGGCGGGGGCGGCGTCGCTTGGCTTGGACTTGACCCGCTCGGCGTCTGCCTCGCCGGGCTTGGCCCGGCTGAGCTTGGTGGACTGGGAGCGCTCGGCGGTGCCGGTCCTTGTCCCGGTGTCTGATCAGGGTCCCGCTCGCGGACgggtccctctccttctccggcGTCCTGGCCACCTCCTCCTTGGGTTTGAGGGAGGCGGACTTGGAGCTCTCGGAGCTGTAGCTCCTCTTCTCCTCGAGGAGGGACTTGAGGTTGGAGCCCGGGCCGGGAGCGCCGTCCTTCATCTTGTCTTTCTTCTTCCTGTCGCCGTCCTTCTCCTTGGAGCGCTCGGGTTTACTGTTCTCCGAGGGCTTTTCCGTCGGTTTGCTCTTCTTCTCCGTGCCGGGCCGGTCCTTCTCCCGGTGCTCCCCGCCATTGTAGTCCTTCTCCGGCCTTTCCCGCTCGCTGCGCTTCTCCGAGTTCCTCTCCTTGTTTTTCCTGCTCTCTTCTTGGTGCTTCTTGGTGGCGGACGTCGACGCCGACCTCAGCTTCTCGTTTTCCCTCTCCTTGTGGCTTTTATCCCCGGGGCAGTGGGAGGAAGAGCTGGCGCCGCTCTTCTCCTTTTCCTTCCAGCGCTCCGTCGAGGCCTGCGGCTCGGGCCGGTCCGCCGGCTCCGCCTTGACCCTTCTTCTCCGGGTGCCTTTTCCTCCGTCCCGCTCCGCCTCGCGCTCCTTGGCCGGCGGCCTCTTGTCGCCCCCGGTCCCTGGCGGCTTTCTCGGGCGGGCTGCTCCTGCGGCGGCTCCAGCTCCGCCGGAGTGAGGCTCACAGCgcgttcctcctctcctccctccttggcGGCGACGGCGGAGCTCTGCTGAGGAGGCTCGGCCGGGAAGCGTCCCGAGCCGTGGGCCGTCGGCCCGCTCCTCACTCAGCTCGCTCCacttcccctccttccccttgTCCTCCTTGCGCTCCTTCTTCACTGACTTCTCCTTCTCGTCCCGGGAGCGCTTCTCCTGGCGGCCGGCGTGCTTGTCCTTCGCCGGGCGTTCCTCCTTCGCGGGGGAGCCGTCTCGGGCTTTCTGCAGCGGGCAGCCGTCGCTGCCCTCCCCATCACGCTTCCCTggagccggcggcggcggcggcggctcttCTGCCTCGTCGCTCTTGAAAAAAGTTCTCTTTCCAGAACTCGCGGTCGGAACTCCAGATTCCTGTGGCCGTCCTTCCGGGCCTCCTTCTGCCGGTGGCGGCTCCGGTCCACCTCGTAGTCCCGCCGgtgcttctccttctccttgtgtTTCAGCTTGTGCTTCTTCACCACCTTGCCGTCGGCGTCCGTCTTCCTCGCCGCCGCCACGCCGCCGCGTCGGGGCCCCTCAGCGACGTTTACCCCAGGCTGCCGTCCTTGGAGGGGCTGCGGCTGCCTTCGTCGCCgtccaccgccaccgccgccgccgggggggCTCCCGCTGCTGGTGCTTGCCTCTTCATCCTTGTGCTTGCAGCCCTTGGTGCTTGAGCCCTCCGTCGTGCAGTAGTCCACGGCGTCCGTGTAGTGGATGTACTTGACCGCGTCGGCGGGGCCGTCGGCCGCCGGCGCGCTGGGTCTTAGCGTTCTCCTGCTTCAGCGGCGTGGGCGCCTTGTCCGACAGCAGGCCGTGGTTGAGCTTGGGCGCCTTGACCGAGGACAGGTGGAATGAGGTGCACCGACAAGTCGTCCTTGGGGCTGAAGGACATCTTGAAGGAGTCCTCGTCGCCGCGCCCCTTCTCGGCGCTCTCCGTCCGCCGCCAGCTGCCGCAGAGAACACCGGCCCCTTGCCGTTCTCCCTTGCGCCGCCGCcgtcctcctggttctccttgTTCTTGCTCTGTCCTTTGCTCTTCCTCTTCACCTTGCCCTTCTGCTCGCCGTCCTTCTTGACGCGCGCCGGCTCCGCCTTTAAGGCGTCGGCGGTGCTCTGGGAGCATGAGGgggaccccctcctctccagggGGGCAGCGGCGAGGCCGTCCAGCTCGTCCGCTGGAGGAGTCAGTGCTGCAGTGCAGGACTCGCAGCCGTCGCCTTCGGCTTCTTTGactttgaggaggaggagggaggagggagggcgggggatcCGTCTTGGCGCTGGGCTTGGCCGTCACGTGGTtccgctcctccttctcccgctgACGCAGATCTCTCCTGTAGTGGTGTCGGTCGTTCAGCGccggctcctcttcctcctcctcctcctcctcctcctcctcgtcttcctcctcctcctcctcctcttcgtccttgAACTCGTACTCGTCCAGGCCGGAGACGGAGGGCGAGGCCTTCAGGGCGGACGGCTTGCCCTCGGAGTCCTTCTCTCCGTCCGACTCCTCCATGTGGTCGTCGTCCACGCTGGACGGGTTGACGGACGGCGGGTCCTCAGAGTCTGGGGGATCAGAGGACAGGAGAACGGCATTAGCACGTCTCCAAGGAGCAGCTTccactgctgatcaacgctcAATCGTGTTGCCAGTTTCAGTTAGCATATCCATGATCAGGTTGCATATACTAATGTAAACTTGTTTTGACATTTGTGGAACACTCATCTGATATGATTCACCGATATATACAACCAACCATCTGCAGAAGCTGAACACACTACAACTGTACCAGCAAAGACATATACCAGTGATATACAGCAATTAATCTATTGCCTAGCCACgaaaataaccttttttcatCCTATCCATCGACGTGTAAAGAAAAAGATATATCcagaattaataataatttgatATATTGTTACACCGCTGCCATTATTGAGCTTTGTTGTAAGATCCCAGGTTCTCCCGATAAACCCACAGTCCATTAGGGCCAGCAGTGGAGAGGGGCTGTACCTGAGGAGCTGTCCTCCGGGTCGGACAGGGGCAGCTCTCCCTTCAgcagctgctccagctcctgGGAGTCCGCCACGTCCACGGGCCGCTCCCCACGCTTGTTGGCCTGGAAAGCATTACCGCCGTGGCGTAGGAGTAGCTTCACAATCTGaggcaggacacacacacacacacacacacacacacacactattaggAGAAATGTCGTGGCTTTTACGGTCCAGTGACAGGGAGGAGAAACACTGCTGTTGGGATATCAGGAACCAGATTACCTCTCCAACAAGGAGGACTTTATTAAACCAATCTTTTCGAAATCTTCTACAGCCCCACAATCCTTACTCGCGTCATGTTTAATTCCCAGTCCAAATGACTCATGTCTGACTCTGGGTCACTATCTGCTCTTCAACACCcttcacaaacagacacacacacacttgtcataACACATTTCCTTCCCAAAACATCTGTGTACTTCAAACTGCTCCAGCTCCTACGCTGATTTGAGCCCATTTTTTAGCCAATATTTGGAGCCGAtgctgcttttgctccctcgattgacatcataaaaattacacaatgatgataacaaatgacacaagtctcaataaaaaaaaaaaaaaaaaaaaaggaacatttgttGAACTGTCTAAATGATGCAGGGAAAAAATattcaaaaaaaagaaacaagaaaaaggaaaaaaatatatatcgacGGATGCCGATATACGTACGATAACTCAAATATCGGCCGATCACTACTTGACGATAAATCAAAGGGCGGGTCCTTACATCTTTGTGTCCGCTGCTGGAGGCGTCGTGGAGGGGCGTGTCATCGTCTAGCCCCTGGGTGTTGACCTCGGCTCCGGCGGAGATCAGAACCTTGGCCACGTCGTAGTAACCCAGGTTACAGGCCTCGTGAAGCGGCGTCCAGCCTGGGGACGCCATGAGCACGGGTTAATATTTGCTTTTTTCTCCTAATGAGTAATCCACTTATGAATACATTTTGAGGGGAAATATGCCTTGTTTCAAGTACTACAGAACAAATGGCTTTCGATTGAATGACAAACATTCACATGTAGCAGatccttttatccaaagcgacttacaatcacCACAATagccagaagaaagagaaacaacaatatacatCGCTGTTGTTACCGTCGGTATGTTCATAGCAATAAGTGCCCCGGCCAAACAATAGCATAACGGTGACGCTACGTCCGACGCAACGACAGCGGGTACTAACCCCACTCCTGCACGGAGAACTACAAACCACCCCaatgtcaaaataaaagcgtacCGGCAAAGTCCTTGACGTTGACGTCGGCGCCGAGGCTGATGAGCTCCTTGACCAGCTTGGAGTCTCCGCGGATGGCGGCGAGGTGCAGCGTGGTCTCCCCGCGCTCGTTCCTCTTGTTGACCTTGTCCTTCTGCTTGGACGCGCTGCTGCTGGCCACCCTCTTGGGCACGGGGGTGACCTGCGACGGGTGGCTGGGGGTGGAGTCtggaggggcagggagggcaTGAGTCAGCGGCGCTAGAGTGGAGCAACAGGGCAAAGACTTGTTTTACCCTAACGCAGTTTGGCGCGTCTGCTGAcgctagggctgctcgattatgaaaaaaataaaatcatgattatttagttatttttcaaactcaaaattgtattttgagtttgaaaatatGATTTATTTACTCTCTTTGAAAGTtcgcctaaaaaaaaaataccaaaatggtcaaaaaggacattttcaaatctaaaataatgtacagatatatctaaaacattcaataaaaaatagaaaactcgattatattagttttgtgatggTTTGATActaaaaatgttatttgtgttGGTAGAAATTGTTTTCTGTTCATTGTCATCAAGTCATTAATCATGAAAGATATTTCATTATGGGAACACACTGTTGTATTCGAACGTGCCTCAGTGTTCTTCATGCAAGACCTGGGATAACAAAGTTTACCCTAGCCCAAGTTGTGGCGCATTTACTTTGGTTTAAAACTACAGTGCTGCAACTCTCGAGTCCTCTCAACAAAATCAGCATCACAAAAAAAtgtatcccatgatgcattctgttGTACACAGCCATCAGCTAATATTAGGACCAAAACAAAAAGTGCCCGTCCTCAGATCAACCTTGACCTATCATGGGCCTTATTCCCCCGACTGACGTCTCAATCACGGTGACTCAACAGAAAGGTAAATTTAGCCACAGCCATCTTGAGAGGTTGCGGTAAAAGTGGCGGGGTGGGGCGGTGACCAGGCAGCGGTCCAGACCTGGGCTGTTGGCAGTCATCTGCATGAGGAGAGCCATCTGCTTGCGTTCGGAGAGAGGGTAGCCGAACAACAGGGTGGACGACTGGGACTTCTTGCCCCCGGACTCCTTCTTAACCTTCTTCTTGTCGGGGCCTCCATCTTTATCTGCGGACACAGACGGAGACATGGGGGGTTAGAGGGTGTTGGGGAGGTGTTgtaaaga is a genomic window of Gadus morhua chromosome 8, gadMor3.0, whole genome shotgun sequence containing:
- the LOC115548632 gene encoding LOW QUALITY PROTEIN: ankyrin repeat domain-containing protein 12-like (The sequence of the model RefSeq protein was modified relative to this genomic sequence to represent the inferred CDS: deleted 1 base in 1 codon), coding for TQGRGDATSPPRPPRPPPQTTTVNNNGGAEARHAYVEGPSADEGPAPDTATEPSTDASTEPGPRADGGPPPPRRRRSPPLPPPRRPRRPPQESRAPSGPPPRRTTAAAPRGGSSPQSGDSDSSGAKAKARCRDHDDPDAAPVGPPPQEEDAQGVALAERGSAPPPGRETGQQQQQLQHQSLAAIVDSVKLEEIEPYQTERANPYYEYLHIRRKIEEKRKVLCSVTPQPPQYYDEYVTFNGSYLLDGNPLSKLCIPMITPPPSLPEPLKEMFKQQEVMRMKLRLQHSIEREKLIVSNEQEVLRVHYRAARTLANQTLPFSACTVLLDAEVYNMPQDVQTDDGKTSVRDRFNARQFMSWLQDVDDKFDKLKTCLLMRQQHEAAALNAVQRLEWQLKLQELDLATYKSTSIFEIPEFYIPLVEVNDDFDLTPI
- the LOC115548335 gene encoding LOW QUALITY PROTEIN: ankyrin repeat domain-containing protein 12-like (The sequence of the model RefSeq protein was modified relative to this genomic sequence to represent the inferred CDS: inserted 4 bases in 3 codons; deleted 10 bases in 8 codons), which codes for MAKPGSDRDGAMVDKQAGKKSKDKLSPFTKTPKLDRSELLGKEAKAKSSMKRKLSFTASPARTDERDSDTDDSDPGQTSEAWAERLVPPCRIYADKDGGPDKKKVKKESGGKKSQSSTLLFGYPLSERKQMALLMQMTANSPDSTPSHPSQVTPVPKRVASSSASKQKDKVNKRNERGETTLHLAAIRGDSKLVKELISLGADVNVKDFAGWTPLHEACNLGYYDVAKVLISAGAEVNTQGLDDDTPLHDASSSGHKDIVKLLLRHGGNAFQANKRGERPVDVADSQELEQLLKGELPLSDPEDSSSDSEDPPSVNPSSVDDDHMEESDGEKDSEGKPSALKASPSVSGLDEYEFKDEEEEEEEEDEEEEEEEEEEEEPALNDRHHYRRDLRQREKEERNHVTAKPSAKTDPPPSLLPPPPQSQRSRRRRLRVLHCSTDSSADELDGLAAAPLERRGSPSCSQSTADALKAEPARVKKDGEQKGKVKRKSKGQSKNKENQEDGGGARENGKGPVFSAAAGRTESAEKGRGDEDSFKMSFSPKDDLSVHLFHLSSVKAPKLNHGLLSDKAPTPLKQENAKTXSAPAADGPADAVKYIHYTDAVDYCTTEGSSTKGCKHKDEEASTSSGSPPGGAVAVDGDEGSRSPSKDGSLGNVAEGPRRGGVAAARKTDADGKVVKKHKLKHKEKEKHRRDYEVDRSRHRQKEARKDGHRNLEFDREFWKENFFKSDEAEEPPPPPPAPGKRDGEGSDGCPLQKARDGSPAKEERPAKDKHAGRQEKRSRDEKEKSVKKERKEDKGKEGKWSELSEERADGPRLGTLPGRASSAELRRRRQGGRRGGTRCEPHSGGAGAAAGAARPRKPPGTGGDKRPPAKEREAERDGGKGTRRRRVKAEPADRPEPQASTERWKEKEKSGASSSSHCPGDKSHKERENEKLRSASTSATKKHQEESRKNKERNSEKRSERERPEKDYNGGEHREKDRPGTEKKSKPTEKPSENSKPERSKEKDGDRKKKDKMKDGAPGPGSNLKSLLEEKRSYSSESSKSASLKPKEEVARTPEKERDPSASGTLIRHRDKDRHRRALPVHQAQPGQARRGRRRAGQVQAKRRRPRRRRRAGQVQASPASRDARPKEKRLVNDDLMQTSFERMLSLKDQEIEQWHRKHLEKIKQKERERLKQRPSVGPXSKPKSKDKAVKTADTCLSKELLRSKSSEAGDSQSRDRAPKDGTGSRTLSLDGKSLCSLSAKVMASMDGALSRSPRPDGERSGVMSRSVSMVSVASSEDSCQAAVLTPRPXPSTTRTVNPEASDSQPPLLQSSLASLRAAQSPSAHDKDCGGLPEVPHSSWSPLSNRHETPYLRAILDEDAGAAAEDGKDGADAPENLPLPVQPGAAEPGAPEPPADPEEGSIEDHAPPQHTGDKAEGDAYTQREESRPEYFPVSPASYRDASYRDAPDKEPLNSESNVSSACGTPPRAPEQRLPSSSDEPAPRELYWPLLNAHTEEESAGDSGATLEPTEPSSSSALSADTSGLTDAQEPTPWPCPQRDLFTATESSQPRSEPLEAMDVDREEKPSETAMDTTTTAAERAGWDGEGSVWDGCERERSASPPVPSSAFTHIPTFEAEEPAAAPGRANPEARWAPEESDVCEQLYKKSKLSTDGRAVGRGAAGEGGAQRGRALVPRVLLQDP